From Candidatus Dadabacteria bacterium, the proteins below share one genomic window:
- a CDS encoding Hsp70 family protein: VKDVLLLDVTPLSLGIETLGGVMTPVVEANTTIPTEKSQIFTTAEDNQPQVEIHVLQGERKMAGDNRMLAQFILDKIPPAPRGLPQIEVSFDIDANGILHVAAKDKATGKEQKIKVESSSGLSQEEIDSMIKEAEENAEEDEKKHKAAEVRNRLDQLIYSTEKTFEEHKEKLSEDEKKELEQALESGKAASKSDSPDEMEKASEAITKASHKLAEIMYKQQQKQDGGAADAPNGTDKGGGDDDSGEVIDAEVTEK; encoded by the coding sequence GTGAAGGATGTTCTGCTTCTGGATGTTACGCCGCTTTCTCTGGGAATTGAAACCCTCGGAGGGGTAATGACCCCGGTGGTTGAGGCAAACACCACCATACCGACCGAGAAAAGCCAGATATTCACAACCGCCGAGGACAATCAGCCGCAGGTTGAAATCCATGTTCTTCAGGGGGAGAGGAAGATGGCGGGAGACAATCGGATGCTTGCGCAATTTATACTTGACAAAATCCCGCCCGCCCCCAGAGGGTTGCCGCAGATAGAGGTGTCTTTTGACATAGACGCAAACGGCATACTGCACGTAGCCGCAAAAGACAAAGCGACCGGCAAGGAGCAGAAAATCAAGGTTGAGTCATCAAGCGGACTCTCTCAGGAGGAGATAGACTCCATGATAAAAGAGGCCGAGGAAAACGCCGAGGAGGACGAGAAGAAACACAAGGCGGCGGAGGTGAGAAACCGGCTGGACCAGCTAATTTACTCCACGGAGAAAACCTTTGAGGAGCACAAGGAAAAACTGTCGGAGGATGAGAAAAAAGAACTTGAGCAGGCTCTTGAATCCGGAAAAGCGGCCTCAAAATCCGACAGCCCCGATGAGATGGAAAAGGCGTCCGAAGCCATAACAAAGGCGTCGCATAAACTCGCCGAGATAATGTATAAGCAACAGCAGAAGCAGGACGGCGGCGCGGCGGACGCCCCGAACGGAACGGACAAGGGCGGCGGCGATGATGATTCGGGCGAAGTCATAGACGCGGAAGTCACGGAAAAGTGA
- a CDS encoding RNA polymerase factor sigma-32 has product MKELALSSNIAVFMREALRHPLLSREEEFALAVKHRETGDIEAAHTLVTSNLRFVVGIARRYERYGAPLADLIQEGSIGLMKAVKKFDPHRGYRLLSYAVWWIRAYIHEHIMRFWSSVRIGGSRAERKLFQKMAGAKRAIEARGGEDGAGNLSEMLGVSPEDISAMEMRMSARDFSLDSAVREDSPRSASHLSALADGGPSQETSLEMEQSGEIRKKTLARAMECLSGREREIVRDRFLSEKPSTLEGLGARFGVSAERIRQIEKRAISKLKKSPEVALAKKLT; this is encoded by the coding sequence GTGAAGGAACTGGCTCTGAGTTCAAATATTGCGGTGTTCATGAGGGAAGCGTTGCGCCACCCTCTGCTCAGCAGGGAAGAAGAGTTTGCCCTTGCCGTAAAGCATCGGGAAACGGGCGACATAGAGGCCGCTCACACGCTTGTAACCTCAAATTTGAGGTTTGTGGTGGGAATCGCCCGCCGGTATGAAAGATACGGGGCGCCTCTCGCAGACCTGATTCAGGAGGGCTCAATAGGCCTTATGAAAGCCGTCAAAAAGTTTGACCCGCATCGCGGCTACCGGCTTCTGTCTTACGCCGTCTGGTGGATAAGAGCCTACATACACGAACACATCATGCGCTTCTGGAGTAGTGTCAGAATAGGCGGCAGCCGCGCCGAGAGAAAACTTTTTCAAAAGATGGCGGGGGCAAAAAGAGCGATTGAAGCCCGCGGCGGAGAGGACGGCGCGGGCAACCTTTCGGAGATGCTCGGAGTCAGCCCCGAAGACATATCCGCCATGGAAATGAGAATGTCCGCGAGAGACTTCTCGCTTGACAGCGCAGTGCGGGAAGACAGCCCGCGCTCCGCTTCACACCTCTCGGCGCTTGCCGACGGCGGGCCGTCTCAGGAAACCTCTCTTGAAATGGAGCAGAGCGGGGAGATACGAAAAAAGACACTCGCCCGCGCGATGGAATGCCTGAGCGGACGCGAAAGGGAAATTGTCCGCGACCGTTTCCTGTCGGAGAAGCCCTCAACACTTGAGGGTCTGGGAGCAAGGTTCGGCGTGTCAGCGGAAAGGATAAGACAGATAGAGAAAAGGGCAATCTCTAAATTGAAAAAATCGCCCGAAGTCGCGCTTGCGAAAAAACTCACCTGA
- a CDS encoding ankyrin repeat domain-containing protein has product MWRRNKGVGDRFDPLSGGESPGHRSRNKGNGGHFDPFPRRWWADEKQQPKTVFFRYLAVIAACLGGGIALFFLVGSSETKNSLTDKAFIRSANNRDIEKAIKNGADVNGRNRDGYSPLMLAAIVRTDLRAFESLVKNGADINGRNKSGMTPLMVAARHNSNPEILRFLIDKGARVNALTPDRETPLMFAAWENTEQVVKTLIEQGANVRAVDSVGETALMKASWNNERKEVIVTLVEAGADVNATGLDGRTSLIKAAWNNKNPEVVIELIKNGANTNKTDKNGKKPIELLLENEHLKDTKAYWELKQLDY; this is encoded by the coding sequence ATGTGGAGAAGAAATAAAGGAGTTGGAGACCGTTTTGACCCGTTGTCGGGCGGGGAGTCTCCCGGACATAGAAGCAGGAATAAAGGGAACGGAGGCCATTTTGACCCGTTTCCAAGGCGGTGGTGGGCTGATGAAAAACAGCAACCGAAGACGGTGTTTTTCAGATACCTTGCCGTGATTGCAGCGTGTCTCGGCGGTGGCATTGCCTTGTTTTTCTTGGTCGGAAGTAGCGAAACAAAGAACAGCCTTACCGACAAGGCATTCATCCGGAGTGCCAACAACAGGGACATAGAAAAGGCCATCAAGAACGGCGCGGATGTCAACGGAAGAAACAGAGACGGCTATTCTCCGCTTATGTTGGCTGCAATTGTGAGGACGGATTTGCGCGCGTTTGAGTCCCTCGTGAAAAACGGCGCGGACATCAACGGAAGAAACAAGAGCGGTATGACCCCCCTCATGGTGGCGGCGCGCCACAACTCAAATCCGGAGATTCTTCGCTTTCTCATAGACAAGGGCGCAAGAGTGAATGCCTTGACGCCCGACAGGGAAACGCCCCTTATGTTTGCGGCGTGGGAAAACACCGAGCAAGTTGTCAAAACCCTCATAGAACAGGGCGCGAATGTAAGAGCGGTTGATTCAGTAGGCGAAACTGCCCTGATGAAAGCCTCATGGAACAATGAAAGGAAGGAGGTCATAGTCACCCTTGTAGAGGCGGGGGCGGATGTCAATGCAACCGGGCTTGACGGCAGAACATCTCTAATCAAAGCCGCATGGAACAACAAGAATCCCGAAGTGGTGATAGAACTCATCAAGAACGGAGCAAACACAAACAAGACGGACAAAAACGGTAAGAAGCCCATAGAACTTCTTCTGGAAAACGAACACCTGAAAGACACAAAAGCCTACTGGGAACTCAAGCAACTTGACTATTGA
- a CDS encoding succinate dehydrogenase/fumarate reductase iron-sulfur subunit: MAENSKTMNLTLMVWRQKDARSGGGMEKYEAAGVSPDMSFLEMLDVVNEGLIKDNKDPIAFDSDCREGICGTCGFTINGEAHGPEPGTTVCQLHMRHFKDGDTIFIEPFRARAFPVQKDLMVDRSAFDRIIRAGGYISVNTGSAPNANDIPVAKTVADEAMDSAECIGCGACVAACPNASASLFTSAKISHLGILPQGAPEAAGRVMRMVDRMDAEGFGNCSNHAECEAVCPKGISVSNIATMRREWIKSAVK, translated from the coding sequence ATGGCTGAAAACTCAAAAACGATGAATCTGACACTTATGGTGTGGCGGCAGAAAGACGCCCGCTCCGGGGGTGGCATGGAAAAATACGAGGCGGCGGGAGTGTCGCCCGATATGTCTTTTCTGGAGATGCTGGATGTGGTCAACGAGGGATTGATAAAAGACAACAAAGACCCCATCGCCTTTGACAGCGACTGCCGTGAAGGCATTTGCGGAACTTGCGGTTTCACCATCAACGGGGAGGCGCACGGCCCCGAACCCGGAACAACCGTCTGCCAGTTGCACATGAGGCATTTCAAGGACGGGGACACGATATTTATTGAGCCGTTTCGCGCCCGCGCCTTTCCGGTTCAAAAAGACCTGATGGTTGACAGGAGCGCGTTTGACAGAATTATCCGCGCGGGCGGCTACATCTCCGTGAACACCGGAAGCGCGCCGAACGCAAATGACATTCCGGTCGCAAAAACGGTGGCGGACGAGGCAATGGATTCCGCCGAGTGCATAGGTTGCGGCGCGTGCGTGGCTGCCTGTCCCAACGCTTCCGCCTCGCTGTTTACCTCGGCAAAAATATCACATCTGGGCATTCTGCCCCAGGGCGCGCCGGAGGCGGCGGGCAGGGTGATGAGGATGGTGGACCGGATGGACGCCGAAGGTTTCGGCAACTGCTCAAACCACGCCGAGTGTGAAGCGGTATGCCCCAAAGGCATATCGGTCTCCAACATAGCGACAATGAGAAGAGAGTGGATAAAATCCGCCGTCAAATAA
- a CDS encoding Hsp70 family protein: MAKIIGIDLGTTNSVVSVVEGGEAKVIVNEEGERTTPSVVAFTEEDGVLVGAAAKRQAVVNPENTIYSSKRLMGRRLEEVEDLVGKLPYAVVSAPKGGDAWIEAGGKKHSPPQIAAHVLMKLKKAAESYTGSEITEAVITVPAYFNDSQRQATKDAGKIAGLKVERIINEPTAAALAYGLDNQGDRKIVVYDLGGGTFDVSVLEISEKFIEVKATNGDTSLGGDDFDRHIIAYITEEFKKDSDIDLSGDKMAIQRLREAAEKAKIELSSKLETEVNLPFITADSSGAKHLVMKITRSKLEQLVEPMIKGSLEPCKKALEDSGFKASDISEVLLVGGSTRMPLVQKTVTEFFGKEPHKGINPDEVVAMG; the protein is encoded by the coding sequence ATGGCAAAAATAATTGGAATAGACCTTGGAACAACCAATTCCGTCGTCTCGGTCGTTGAAGGCGGAGAGGCAAAAGTTATAGTCAACGAGGAAGGGGAGCGCACAACCCCCTCGGTTGTCGCGTTCACCGAAGAGGACGGCGTCCTTGTGGGGGCCGCCGCCAAAAGGCAGGCGGTTGTCAACCCGGAAAACACCATTTATTCATCCAAACGCCTTATGGGAAGGCGGCTGGAAGAGGTAGAAGACCTTGTGGGCAAACTCCCTTACGCGGTGGTCTCCGCGCCCAAGGGCGGAGACGCATGGATAGAGGCGGGAGGCAAAAAGCACTCGCCCCCGCAAATTGCGGCCCATGTGCTTATGAAACTCAAAAAAGCGGCGGAGAGCTACACCGGCTCGGAAATCACCGAAGCCGTGATAACCGTTCCCGCCTATTTTAATGACAGCCAACGGCAGGCGACAAAAGACGCGGGCAAAATTGCTGGGCTCAAAGTTGAGAGAATAATCAACGAGCCGACCGCCGCCGCGCTCGCCTACGGGCTTGACAATCAGGGCGACCGGAAAATAGTGGTTTACGACCTCGGCGGGGGGACATTTGACGTGTCCGTCCTTGAGATAAGCGAAAAGTTTATAGAGGTCAAGGCGACCAACGGAGACACCTCCCTCGGCGGAGACGACTTTGACCGCCACATCATCGCCTACATAACGGAGGAATTCAAAAAAGACAGCGACATAGACCTCTCCGGCGACAAGATGGCAATACAGCGGCTCAGGGAGGCGGCTGAAAAGGCAAAAATTGAACTCTCAAGCAAACTTGAGACGGAGGTCAATCTCCCGTTCATCACGGCGGACTCTTCCGGAGCCAAGCATCTGGTTATGAAGATTACAAGGTCAAAACTGGAGCAACTGGTGGAGCCGATGATAAAGGGATCTCTTGAACCGTGCAAAAAAGCCCTTGAAGACTCCGGTTTCAAAGCCTCGGACATATCGGAAGTTCTTCTGGTCGGCGGCTCAACAAGGATGCCTCTTGTGCAGAAAACCGTTACTGAATTTTTCGGCAAAGAACCCCACAAGGGCATAAATCCCGACGAGGTTGTGGCGATGGG
- the mdh gene encoding malate dehydrogenase, which produces MARAKVSIIGGGNVGATAALRVAEMEIGDVVIVDIVEGMPQGKALDLRQMCAVLGLNAEVAGSNEYEETAGSDVVIITSGIPRKPGMSRDDLLATNTKIVQDVAGRAAKLSPDAVLILVTNPLDAMVYAAYKTSGFPKERVIGMAGVLDSARFKAFIASELNVSVENIDAFVLGGHGDDMVPLARYTTVSGIPLTDILPQDRIDALVERTRKGGAEIVGLLKTGSAFYAPGAAAAQMAEAIIKDKKQILPCCVLAEGVYGIDGIFTGLPVKLGAGGAEEIVEIELTAREAEELRLSSSRVKELCDKIDAL; this is translated from the coding sequence ATGGCAAGAGCAAAAGTATCCATCATAGGCGGCGGCAATGTGGGGGCGACCGCCGCCCTGCGCGTCGCCGAGATGGAGATCGGCGATGTGGTGATAGTTGACATTGTTGAGGGCATGCCTCAGGGCAAGGCGCTTGACCTGCGGCAGATGTGCGCCGTGCTCGGTCTCAATGCTGAAGTTGCCGGAAGCAATGAATATGAGGAGACGGCGGGTTCCGATGTTGTAATCATCACCTCCGGCATTCCCCGGAAACCCGGAATGAGCAGGGACGACCTGCTCGCCACAAATACAAAAATAGTTCAGGATGTCGCGGGACGCGCCGCAAAACTGTCACCGGATGCGGTGTTGATACTGGTAACCAACCCCCTTGACGCAATGGTTTACGCCGCTTACAAAACAAGCGGATTTCCGAAGGAGCGGGTCATCGGAATGGCGGGTGTTCTTGACTCCGCGCGCTTCAAGGCGTTCATTGCCTCGGAACTTAATGTTTCGGTTGAAAACATAGACGCCTTTGTTCTCGGCGGACACGGAGACGACATGGTGCCGCTTGCCCGCTACACGACGGTTTCCGGCATACCCCTCACGGACATTTTGCCGCAAGACAGAATAGACGCGCTTGTGGAGCGGACGCGCAAGGGCGGGGCGGAAATAGTCGGGCTTTTGAAAACCGGAAGCGCTTTCTACGCGCCCGGAGCGGCGGCGGCGCAGATGGCCGAGGCAATAATAAAGGACAAAAAACAGATACTGCCGTGTTGTGTTCTCGCCGAAGGCGTTTACGGCATTGACGGCATCTTTACGGGGCTTCCCGTAAAATTGGGGGCCGGGGGAGCGGAAGAGATAGTTGAGATAGAACTCACTGCGCGCGAAGCGGAAGAGTTGCGCCTGTCATCCTCAAGGGTGAAGGAGTTGTGCGACAAAATAGACGCGCTTTGA
- the sucC gene encoding ADP-forming succinate--CoA ligase subunit beta, which yields MNLHEYQSKQLLAQYGVPAPPGKVAQTAAEARKHAADFGFDKFVVKAQVLAGGRGKAGGIKIAQTPEEVEEITSSMLGMSLVTHQTGPEGKVVNKVLIEEPADIKQEFYLAVVSDRSSERDVVMASSEGGVEIEEVAKESPEKIVKEYVDSSVGIQPFQCRRIAYALGLEGKTVNKAVGFITALYRLYKENDCSIAEINPLILTAGGDLLALDCKINLDDNALFRHKSLEEMRDTSDENPVDVEAREHGLSFVKMDGNIGCLVNGAGLAMATMDIIKYHGGEPANFLDVGGGASAEQVTRAFKMILSDKSVKAILVNIFGGIMKCDTIAEGIITAAKETGITVPLVVRLEGTNVELGRKMLAESGLDIRTGADMKEATQKVVEAIS from the coding sequence ATGAACCTTCACGAATACCAGTCAAAACAGTTGCTTGCGCAATACGGAGTGCCCGCGCCTCCGGGAAAGGTGGCGCAAACGGCCGCGGAGGCGCGCAAACATGCGGCGGACTTCGGCTTTGACAAGTTTGTTGTCAAGGCGCAGGTGCTTGCCGGAGGCAGGGGCAAAGCCGGCGGGATCAAGATAGCGCAAACCCCCGAAGAGGTTGAAGAGATAACATCTTCAATGCTCGGCATGTCTCTTGTAACCCACCAGACGGGGCCCGAAGGAAAGGTTGTGAACAAGGTTCTCATAGAAGAGCCCGCGGACATAAAGCAGGAGTTTTATCTCGCCGTAGTGTCAGATCGCTCAAGCGAGCGCGATGTGGTGATGGCAAGTTCCGAGGGCGGAGTTGAAATTGAGGAAGTGGCAAAGGAAAGCCCGGAGAAAATCGTCAAGGAATATGTGGACTCTTCAGTCGGTATACAGCCGTTCCAGTGCAGACGCATTGCCTACGCCCTGGGTCTTGAGGGGAAAACGGTAAACAAAGCGGTCGGTTTTATAACGGCGCTTTACAGACTGTATAAGGAAAACGACTGCTCAATAGCGGAGATCAACCCCCTCATACTGACCGCCGGGGGCGACCTGCTTGCGCTTGACTGCAAAATCAATCTTGATGACAACGCGCTGTTCAGACACAAATCCCTTGAGGAGATGCGCGACACCAGCGATGAAAACCCCGTTGATGTGGAAGCGAGAGAGCACGGGCTCAGTTTTGTAAAGATGGACGGCAACATAGGCTGCCTTGTCAACGGGGCAGGCCTTGCAATGGCAACGATGGACATCATCAAATACCACGGCGGAGAGCCCGCAAACTTTCTGGACGTGGGCGGCGGCGCGAGCGCGGAGCAGGTTACCAGAGCGTTCAAGATGATATTGAGCGACAAGAGCGTCAAGGCGATTCTGGTCAACATTTTCGGCGGCATAATGAAATGCGACACCATAGCGGAGGGCATAATCACCGCCGCAAAAGAGACCGGCATAACAGTTCCGCTTGTCGTGCGGCTTGAGGGAACCAATGTTGAACTCGGAAGAAAGATGCTTGCCGAGTCCGGTCTGGACATCAGAACCGGCGCGGACATGAAGGAAGCCACACAAAAGGTTGTGGAAGCCATTTCTTAA
- a CDS encoding succinate dehydrogenase cytochrome b subunit, with protein MPSVAKKILNALTGIGLVLFLVVHLLGNLTLFSSDPGPFNSYAKTLHDLGWLLTAIEIALLLLFAAHIASSIIITRANRKARNEGYAAQAKGRASATKPVASRNMIYSGIILGAFVVWHVISFRFGPGIAEGYVTEINGVASRDLYAVVYEFFENPLNVLLYTAVMIFLGLHLRHGYWSAFQSLGAIKKKYMPLATAAGYMVAVILSAGFLLIPLWIYFAGRGG; from the coding sequence TTGCCGTCAGTTGCGAAAAAGATTCTCAATGCCCTTACCGGAATCGGCCTTGTGCTTTTTCTGGTGGTTCATCTCCTCGGCAACCTGACGCTCTTCAGTTCCGACCCCGGCCCCTTCAACTCCTACGCGAAAACGCTTCATGACCTCGGATGGCTTCTCACGGCAATTGAGATAGCGTTGCTGTTGCTGTTCGCGGCGCACATAGCGAGTTCAATCATCATTACAAGGGCCAACAGAAAAGCGCGCAACGAGGGATACGCCGCGCAGGCAAAAGGCAGGGCATCCGCAACAAAGCCCGTAGCGTCAAGAAATATGATTTACAGCGGAATTATTCTCGGCGCGTTCGTAGTGTGGCACGTTATATCTTTCCGCTTCGGCCCCGGAATAGCCGAGGGCTATGTGACCGAGATTAACGGGGTGGCCTCAAGAGACCTTTATGCGGTGGTGTACGAATTCTTTGAAAATCCGCTGAACGTTCTTCTTTACACCGCCGTGATGATTTTCCTCGGGCTTCACCTGCGCCACGGATACTGGAGCGCCTTTCAGTCTCTGGGCGCCATAAAGAAAAAATACATGCCGCTTGCAACTGCGGCGGGCTATATGGTCGCGGTCATTCTGTCCGCCGGATTTCTGTTGATACCGTTGTGGATATACTTTGCGGGGCGCGGAGGGTAA
- the icd gene encoding NADP-dependent isocitrate dehydrogenase, which translates to MPEGKQITIKEGKLQVPDNPVIPFIEGDGTGPDIWRSSQHVFDSAVEKAYGGKRKIDWLEVLAGEKAFNETGNWLPEETLEGFRKYLVGIKGPLTTPIGGGIRSLNVALRQILDLYVCLRPVKWYEGVPSPVKRPQDVDMVIFRENSEDIYAGIEWKSGTPEAKKIIKYLREEMKVEKIRFPKTSGIGIKPVSQEGTSRLVRAAIRYALEHNRRSVCFVHKGNIMKFTEGAFKDWGFEVATSEFRDRTVTERESWILDNKDRDSGISVEDNAKKIDPGYDMMTDSQKAELLGEVEEVVKSIYPSHGNGKYREKLLVKDAIADITLQQVLTRAKEFDVIATMNLNGDYLSDALAAQVGGIGIAPGANINYETGHGIFEATHGTAPKYAGQDKVNPSSVILSGVMMFRHMGWNEAADLIENGMATAIGNKTVTYDFERLMDGATLLKCSEFGAAIVDNMG; encoded by the coding sequence ATGCCCGAAGGAAAGCAGATAACCATCAAAGAGGGAAAACTTCAGGTTCCGGACAATCCGGTAATCCCCTTCATAGAGGGAGACGGAACCGGGCCCGACATCTGGAGGTCGTCCCAACATGTGTTTGACTCCGCCGTGGAGAAAGCATACGGCGGAAAAAGAAAAATTGACTGGCTTGAGGTTCTCGCCGGTGAGAAGGCGTTTAACGAAACCGGAAACTGGCTTCCGGAGGAAACTCTTGAAGGATTCAGAAAATATCTGGTGGGCATCAAAGGCCCGCTGACAACCCCCATCGGGGGAGGCATAAGAAGCCTCAACGTCGCCCTCAGGCAGATACTTGACCTGTATGTCTGCCTGCGCCCCGTAAAGTGGTATGAGGGTGTCCCCAGTCCGGTAAAACGCCCTCAGGATGTTGACATGGTTATCTTCCGCGAGAACTCCGAAGATATCTATGCGGGAATTGAATGGAAGTCCGGAACGCCGGAGGCGAAGAAGATAATCAAATACCTCCGCGAAGAAATGAAGGTGGAGAAGATTCGCTTTCCGAAAACTTCGGGAATAGGCATCAAGCCGGTCTCTCAGGAGGGAACTTCGCGTCTGGTAAGGGCGGCAATCCGCTACGCTTTGGAGCACAACCGCCGGAGTGTCTGTTTTGTCCACAAGGGCAACATAATGAAATTCACCGAGGGAGCATTCAAAGACTGGGGCTTTGAAGTGGCGACCTCCGAGTTCAGAGACCGGACCGTAACCGAGAGAGAAAGCTGGATTCTTGACAACAAGGACAGAGACTCCGGGATAAGCGTGGAAGACAACGCGAAGAAGATAGACCCCGGATACGACATGATGACAGACTCCCAGAAGGCCGAGTTGCTGGGCGAGGTTGAGGAGGTCGTCAAATCAATTTACCCCTCGCACGGAAACGGGAAGTACCGCGAGAAACTTCTGGTTAAAGACGCCATTGCGGACATAACGCTCCAGCAGGTTCTCACCCGCGCCAAAGAGTTTGACGTGATAGCGACCATGAACCTTAACGGCGACTATCTTTCCGATGCGCTCGCCGCTCAGGTGGGCGGAATAGGAATCGCTCCCGGCGCAAACATAAACTATGAAACCGGGCACGGCATCTTTGAGGCAACACACGGAACCGCGCCGAAATATGCCGGTCAGGACAAAGTGAATCCGAGTTCTGTAATTCTCTCCGGAGTAATGATGTTCCGCCACATGGGATGGAACGAGGCCGCGGACCTGATTGAGAACGGCATGGCAACGGCAATCGGAAACAAAACCGTAACCTACGATTTTGAACGCCTCATGGACGGCGCGACCCTTCTCAAATGCAGCGAGTTCGGCGCCGCCATAGTTGACAACATGGGCTGA
- a CDS encoding fumarate reductase/succinate dehydrogenase flavoprotein subunit, protein MSLDAKIPEGGLGEKWTKYKSGVPLVNPANKRGLGVIVVGSGLAGASASASLAELGYKVTTICIQDSPRRAHSIAAQGGINAAKNYQNDGDSVWRLFYDTIKGGDYRAREANVYRLAEISAGIIDQCVAQGVPFARDYGGMLENRSFGGAQVSRTFYARGQTGQQLLIGAYGALMRQAEKGGVTIFPMREMLDLVVVDGKARGVVCRNLENGDIERFAAEAVVLATGGYGNIYYLSTNGRNSNATAAWRCHKKGALFANPCFTQIHPTCIPVSGDHQSKLTLMSESLRNDGRVWVPKNKGDSRRPGDIPEGERDYYLERRYPAYGNLVPRDVASRAAKAICDEGGGVGETGLAVYLDFASAIERMGGDAIREKYGNLFDIYRKITDENPYEVPMKIYPAVHYCMGGLWVDYGLMSSIPGLFVLGEANFSDHGANRLGASALMQGLADGYFVIPYTIGEYFATTGLKPVGTDAPEFGRSAGEIEESTRKLLSAKGGRTVLEFHRDLGKIMWDCVGMSRSKEGLARALEEIPRLREEFHENVRVPDGADMINKNLEMAGRVADFLELGELMAKDALNREESCGGHFREEYQTEDGEALRDDKNYSYVAAWRHNPDGSAELEKEDLEFEFVNPSTRSYK, encoded by the coding sequence TTGTCTCTTGACGCAAAGATTCCCGAGGGCGGGCTTGGAGAGAAATGGACTAAATACAAGTCCGGCGTTCCTCTGGTCAACCCGGCAAACAAGCGCGGCCTCGGTGTCATCGTGGTGGGCAGCGGGCTCGCGGGAGCGTCCGCGTCCGCATCCCTTGCTGAACTCGGATACAAAGTAACAACAATCTGCATACAGGACTCTCCGCGCAGGGCGCACAGCATCGCCGCGCAGGGAGGAATCAATGCGGCAAAGAACTACCAGAATGACGGCGACAGTGTGTGGCGTCTTTTCTACGACACCATAAAGGGCGGAGATTACAGGGCGCGCGAGGCAAATGTTTACCGGCTTGCGGAGATAAGCGCCGGGATTATAGACCAGTGCGTGGCGCAGGGCGTTCCGTTTGCGAGGGATTACGGCGGCATGCTTGAGAACCGCTCTTTCGGCGGCGCTCAGGTGTCAAGAACATTTTACGCCCGCGGGCAGACCGGGCAGCAGCTTCTCATCGGCGCTTACGGCGCGCTTATGAGGCAGGCGGAAAAGGGGGGGGTAACCATATTCCCGATGAGGGAGATGCTTGATCTGGTCGTAGTGGACGGCAAAGCGCGGGGGGTTGTCTGCAGAAATCTTGAAAACGGAGACATAGAGAGGTTTGCCGCCGAAGCGGTCGTGCTTGCGACCGGCGGATACGGAAACATTTACTATCTTTCCACCAACGGCAGAAACTCAAACGCGACCGCCGCGTGGCGCTGCCACAAAAAGGGCGCGCTGTTTGCCAATCCGTGCTTCACACAGATACACCCGACATGCATACCGGTTTCGGGAGACCATCAGTCAAAACTGACGCTTATGAGCGAGAGCCTTAGAAATGACGGCAGGGTGTGGGTTCCCAAAAACAAGGGAGACTCACGGCGGCCGGGCGACATACCCGAAGGTGAGAGAGACTACTACCTTGAGAGACGCTATCCCGCCTACGGCAATCTGGTGCCGAGGGATGTGGCGTCAAGGGCGGCAAAGGCAATCTGCGACGAGGGCGGGGGGGTCGGCGAAACGGGCCTTGCGGTTTATCTGGATTTTGCTTCCGCCATAGAAAGAATGGGCGGGGACGCCATCAGGGAAAAATACGGAAACCTGTTTGACATTTACCGGAAGATAACGGACGAAAATCCCTACGAAGTTCCGATGAAGATATATCCGGCCGTTCATTACTGCATGGGCGGGCTGTGGGTTGACTACGGCCTAATGAGCAGTATTCCGGGGCTTTTTGTTCTTGGAGAGGCAAACTTCTCAGACCACGGGGCGAACCGCCTCGGCGCGAGCGCGCTTATGCAGGGGCTTGCGGACGGCTATTTCGTTATTCCCTACACAATAGGGGAATACTTTGCCACGACCGGGCTTAAGCCCGTAGGCACGGACGCGCCGGAGTTTGGCCGCAGCGCCGGGGAGATTGAGGAGAGCACGCGCAAACTGCTTTCCGCAAAGGGCGGCAGAACCGTTCTTGAGTTCCACCGCGACCTTGGAAAAATCATGTGGGACTGCGTGGGAATGTCCAGAAGCAAAGAGGGGCTCGCCCGCGCCCTTGAGGAAATTCCCAGACTGCGGGAGGAGTTCCACGAAAATGTGAGAGTTCCGGACGGAGCGGACATGATAAACAAAAACCTTGAGATGGCGGGCAGAGTGGCGGACTTTCTTGAACTCGGCGAACTGATGGCAAAAGACGCGCTGAACAGGGAGGAATCATGCGGCGGGCATTTCAGGGAGGAGTATCAGACGGAAGACGGCGAAGCGCTGAGGGATGATAAAAACTATTCTTATGTGGCGGCGTGGAGGCACAATCCTGACGGGTCGGCGGAACTTGAGAAAGAGGATTTGGAGTTTGAGTTTGTGAACCCGTCAACGAGGAGTTACAAGTAG